Proteins from a genomic interval of Salmo trutta chromosome 39, fSalTru1.1, whole genome shotgun sequence:
- the LOC115179213 gene encoding zinc finger protein 665-like, giving the protein MLLTQIFPILSKLKIHLKIHTGENPYSCTDCGKRFTTSGNLTVHQRVHTGEKPYSCSDCGASFSRLGHLKTHERIHTGLKPYSCSDCVKCFTTSAELTVHQRTHTGEKPFFCSDCGNSFSQLSHLKTHERIHTGVKPYSCSDCVKCFTTSAELKVHQRTHTGEKPFFCSDCGKSYSVLCNLKTHERIHTGVKPYSCSDCGKSFSRLAILKTHELIHTGVKPYSCSDCVKCFTTTAELKVHQRTHTGEKPYSCSDCGKIVKPYSCSNCGKSFSQLGHLKTHERIHTGEKPYSCCDCVKCFKTSAELKVHQRTHTGVKPYFCSDCVKCFTTSAELKVHQRTHTGEKPYSCSDCGKIFSQLGHLKTHERIHTGVKPYSCPDCVKCFTTSAELKVHQRTHTGEKPYSCSDCGKSFSRRDYLKTHEHGYTAAMKGGT; this is encoded by the exons ATGCTACTGACACAA attttcccaattctatcaaagctaaaaatacacctaaaaatacacacaggagagaatccgTATTCCTgtactgactgtgggaagagattcacaacATCAGGGAATctgacagttcatcagagagtgcacactggagagaagccttactcctgctctgactgtggggcgagtttctctcgactgggccacttaaaaacacatgaacgtatacatacaggattgaagccttactcctgctctgactgtgtaaaatgcttcacaacatcagcTGAGCTaacagttcatcagagaacacacacaggagagaagcctttcttctgctctgactgtggaaataGTTTCTCTCAACTTTCCcacttaaaaacacatgaacgtatacatacaggagtgaagccttactcctgctctgactgtgtaaaatgcttcacaacatcagctgagctaaaagttcatcagagaacacacacaggagagaagcctttcttctgttctgactgtggaaagagttacTCTGTACTGTGCaacttaaaaacacatgaacgtatacatacaggagtgaagccttactcctgctctgactgtggaaagagtttctctcgactggccatcttaaaaacacatgaacttatacatacaggagtgaagccttactcctgctctgactgtgtaaaatgcttcacaacaacagctgagctaaaagttcaccagagaacacacacaggagagaagccttactcctgctctgactgtggaaaga TAGTGAAGCCTTATTCCTGCTCtaactgtggaaagagtttttctcAACTGGGCcacttaaaaacacatgaacgtatacatacaggagagaagccttactcctgctgtGACTGTGTAAAATGCTTCAAAACATCAGCTGAGCtgaaagttcatcagagaacacacac aggagtgaagccttacttctgctctgactgtgtcAAATGTTTCACAACATCAGctgagctaaaagttcatcagagaacacacacaggagagaagccttactcctgctctgactgtggaaagattTTTTCTCAACTGGGCcacttaaaaacacatgaacgtatacatacaggagtgaagccttactcctgccctgactgtgtaaaatgcttcacaacatcagctgagctaaaagttcatcagagaacacacactggagagaagccatactcctgctctgactgtggaaagagtttctctcgacGGGACTacttaaaaacacatgaac atggatacactgctgccatgaagggaggcacctga